The genomic interval TGCAGCGCCGTGATGGTGCGGTTGACCGCCCCGGCCGAGGCGAACGGACCGAAATACCGCCCCGGACGGCTCTGCGCGCCGCGGTGTTTGAGGATCTGCGGCGCCCAATGGTCGCCGGTGATCAGGATGTAGGGAAACGACTTGTCGTCGCGGAGCTGGACGTTGAAGCGCGGCCGCAGCTGCTTGATCAGATTGGCTTCGAGCAGCAGCGCCTCGGTCTCGGTCGTGGTGGAGATCACCTCGACCTCGACGGTCAGCGCGATCATCCGGGCGATCCGCAACACCTGGCCGGTGGGCCGGGCGTAGGACGCCAGCCGCTTCTTCACGTTCTTGGCCTTGCCGACATAGAGCACGTCGCGCTCGGCGTTCAGCATCCGGTAGACGCCCGGCGAGGTCGGGGCGAGTCGCACCGCGCGCGCGATCGCCGAGCGGCCGACCGCCATCGGTCCGGCAGCGGGCTGAGCGGCTGCGTCGGCCTCGGTCTCGTCTTCGGCCTCCGGCAGACGTGCCTCGTCGTCCTCCTCGACCGTCAGCTCCGCAGTGGCGGTGTCGATGTCTTGGGGGGCGGCATCCGGGCGCGCGTCGGCGGCGGGCGCCGGGGCCACGGGAGAGGCGGTGTCGAGCGGTGGTTCGGCCGCGGCCGCAGGCGGCTCGGCGGGATCATGAATCATGGCGGCTCCAACCTATGCGCTCGCTTCCGCGGTTGCCAGCGCAGGGCCTCGGCGGAACCGGGGCCGCCGGAAATTCCGCTGTCTTGCCATGGTGTTGCCGCGAACGCCGGGAAGTAAGATTTTGTTAACAATGCGCGCCGGATCGGTCCGCGGGTTAAGAACCGTTTAACTTAAAACTCTCGATAAATTCGACGGGAAAAGAGAGGAAAGCCGTAACCATTCGGGACATTTTCCCATCGGCCGCGGGAGGCCGATGACCGGACGCAGACTGCGCCGCCGCTGGCGCGGGCGGGTCGTCGAGGAGAGTAAGATGCGTAAAGTTACACTGGCAGCGGCGGCCGTGATCGCCGCAAGCGTGTCGACGGCTCAGGCGGCCGACATGGGTTATTACCGGTCGAATGCGCCCTATACGGTCAATCAGCCGCTCAACGCCTTCAGTTGGGCCGGTCCCTATCTCGGCGGCAACCTCGGCTACTCCTGGGGCAACGTCACCAACAACATCACCAAGCCGTCGGGCTTCTCCGGCGGCGTGCAGGGCGGCTACAACTGGCAGTCCGGCAACATCGTGTTCGGTCTCGAGGGCGACATTCAGTTCTCGACCGCGGACGACACTTTCGCGCAGTACAAGTTCTCGAACCCGTGGTTCGGCACCGGCCGTGGCCGCATCGGCTACGCGATGAACGACGTGCTGATCTACGCCACCGGCGGTCTGGCGTTCGGCCAGCTCAAGGGCCAGAACGTGTTCGCCTCGGAGAGCCACAGCTCTGCGGGCTGGACGGTCGGCGCCGGCGCCGAATTCGCCTTCGCGCCGAAGCTGAGCGCCAAGGTCGAGTACCTGTACATGAGCCTGTCGACCAGCAACTTCTTCATCACCGGCATGCCGAACGGCTACAACGCCGGGTTGGTCCGCGCCGGCATCAACTATCACTTCTAAGCCGCGCCTCATCGTCGCGACTAAAACCTTTGCGAACAAGGTTCGCGAAGCAGCCTTCGAGACCAAGAAACTTGGATCATCCACTCCCGGCCGGTTTTCCGGCCGGGATTTTCTTTATCAGTGGCTGCGTTCGTGGATGCAGCGCCGACTTATCACCAGCCGTAGCGCGCCGCCGGCAGGCTCTGCCGCCTAGAGCATCTCTGCTTTTGACAGAATCAGGACCGAACTTCCTAGCGGCCGCAGCTTGTAGAGCCTCATGGTGAGGAGGCGCGAAGCGCCGTCTCGAACCATGCGCCGCAGGCGATGTGGCTCCTCATCCTTCGAGACGCCCGGCTTTGCCGGGCTCCTCAGGATGAGGACTTCGGACGCTTGGCAAAGGCCAAATCCGCTTCAATCAATCGATGAAGCGCTCTAAGCGTCGCGTGATGTGGTTTGCGAAAGGAGGCTGTTGCGAAGGCCGCGCTTTGCAAAATGCTGCAAGTCGGCAGCAAGCGAAACGCCATCGCTTCGGGAAGGAGCGTCCGCGTGATGCCCGCGTCGCCCATGCCCGAACTCACTGCGCGCTACCTAACGGCACGCGCCAACGTCGTTGCGCCCCGTCCCAACCCGTGCAGCGCCGCCGTGACGCTGCAGCTTTCCGAGCCGATTACGGCGAGATCACCAAGTTGACCGCCTTGGGGCCTTTGCCCTTCTTGTCAGGCTCCACTTCGAATGAAATACGCTGTCCCTCGGTCAAGTCTTTCAAGCCGGCCCGTTCGACTGCGGTAATGTGCACGAACACATCGCGGCCACCGTCATCGGGCTTGATGAAGCCGTAGCCGCGCTCGCCGTTGAAGAACTTCACCGTTCCCGTCATTGCCATTCCGGAAACTCCTCCCAGCATGCTTTCCGACGCGCGCCGGCGCATCGGTGCGACCTGGCATTTCGCTGCCGGATAGCTTGGCCGAGAGCGGGACCTGCTACTGACTGCGGGTCCAATCAAAATACGCTTTGAGGCCTTGTCACTCCGCCGCCCCCATTCGCGGAAGCGGAACGTAAAGCCAGTCCAATGAAACTAGCATAATACGGAATTTAGCGGATTGCCTACGGTCGAGTTGCGACTTTTCGCAAGCTGTTGGGGGCAGCCAATGAGTAATCAAGACTTCGGGAATTCAAGACGGTAACGACCGACCCCACCAAGGCCGAGCGGACGCTCCAATTCGGGGAGAACGGTTCTCAGCTCATCGGCCAGCGTCCAGGGCGGGTTGACGATCAGCAGGCCGGTCGACGTCAGCGGTCCGTCGGACTGCTGTGGCGCCACGCTAAACTCCAGCCGCAGGCACTTGCCTTCGCCGCCCGCGGCGGCGGTCTCGGCCACGGCAGCCGCCAGCGCCTCGGTGGCGCGGCGGTTCTTGACCGGGTACCACAGCAGATACACGCCGGTCGGCCACTTGGCGTGGGCGGCGGCGAACTTGGCGGCCATCTGCTCGAACTCGTCCTTGCGCTCGAATGGCGGGTCGATCAGCACCAGCCCGCGCCGCTCCTTCGGCGGCACGTAAGCGGTGAGTCCGGTCCAGCCGTCGAGATCGACCACCCGGCCCTGCGGGTCGTGGCGCAGCGCCGCGATCAGGTGCTTGCGCGCCACCGGTTCGAGCTCGCAGGCCACCAGGCTGTCCTGGGGGCGGAGCAGGGCGCGGGCGATCAGCGGCGAGCCCGGATAGGCGGTGAGCTCGCGCTGCGGGTTGAACGCCCGGACGATATCGAGATAGGGCGCGATCAGCGCGTAGGCCTCGTCGGAAAACCGCGCCTGCAGCACCCGGGCGATCCCGGTCGCCCATTCGCCGCCGCGGCGGGCCTCCTCGCTGGTCAGGTCGTACAGGCCGGCGCCGGCGTGGGTATCGATCACCCGGAAGGCGGCCGGCTTGTCGTGCAGGTACGTCAGGATGCGGACCAGCACGAGGTGTTTGATGACGTCGGCGAAATTTCCGGCGTGGAAAGCGTGGCGATAATTCATGGCCCGTCCCCTAGCAGGGCGCGGCCTGCGCCGCCATGGTTTGACGATCCGGACGCCAGCCCCGTACGACTACGAGGCCGGCCCGGTTCCAAATCCTGCGACTTTTCAAGTAGTTTGGCCGCGCTGGGCGATTTGGCCGCAGAAGCCCAATTAACGCGCTGTTTAACCCCCGATGCTAGTTCTTGCTTTGCGAAAGACCGGCGGTTGTACGCCAGGGCTTTCAAGAGAACCTGCGTTAGCCGGCCGGTCGGGCGGTGGTCGAGCCACCCTGCGGCGCCTTGGGGAGTTGAAGATGGCGGTTGATTTGTCGATGTCGGTTTTGGTGGTGGACGATTACAGCACCATGATCCGGATCATTCGTAATCTTCTCAAGCAGCTTGGTTTTGAGAATATCGATGACGCCAGCGACGGCTCGGCAGCGCTCGCCAAGATGCGCACCAAGAAGTACGGCCTGGTGATCTCCGACTGGAACATGGAGCCGATGACCGGCTACGACCTGCTGAAGGAAGTGCGCGCCGATCCGAACCTGTCGCAGACCCCGTTCATCATGATCACCGCGGAGTCGAAGACCGAGAACGTGATCGCGGCCAAGAAGGCGGGCGTCAACAACTACATCGTCAAGCCGTTCAACGCGGCGACGCTGAAGACCAAGATCGAGGCGGTGTTCCCGGATCACGTCGCGGCGTAAGCCGGCCGACCCTTCGTCTTCCGCACAGCTCTACGGCGCGCTCCTCATCGAGGGGCGCGTTTGTTTTTTGGAGCAGGGCGAGGCTCAGCCTTCGGCGAAGCGCTTGGTGAACAGCGCGACGTCGACCAGGCCGCGGGCGTGGCGGCCGTCGCCGACCTTGCGGTCGCCGAGGAACGAGGCGACGTCGAACCGGATCACCCGGCGCTCCACCGCGCTCACCACCGCCGTGGTCCGCACCGTCTGGCCGACGAAGGCCGGCGCCAAATGCCGGATGTCGACCTCGCTGCCGACCGTCACCCAGCCTTGGGGAAGCTTCGGCGCGATCGCGTCGCCCGAGGTCATTTCCATCACCAGGATCATCATAGGGGTCGCGAACACCGCCGGCATCGACGGCACGAAGTGCTGCACGGTGATGTCCTGCGTCACCGTGGTCAGCCGCTCGGCGCTCATGCCGACGGTGATGAAGTCGCGTGCGTCCATCGCAGTCTTCCTTGCTAATTGCCCCGCCGCACTCTCGCCATTCCGGGGCGCCGCGCGAGCGGCGAACCCGGAATCCCGAAGTGATCAGCCCACCATTCGACAGCGCGAGATTCCGGGTTCGCTCACGTCGTGAGCGCCCCGGAATGACGACGGATGGGACAGGGTGAGCTACTTCCCTTGCGCGGCCTTGCGCTCGACGAAGGTCTTGCCGCCCTTCATCTTGTTGGTGAGCGGGGCTTCGTTGATCTGGATGACGATGTTCTCGGGATCGACCCCGGCATGGGTGGCGATCGCGGTGGTGATGTCGCGCATGATCGCCGCCTTCTGCTCGTCGGTGCGTCCTGCCGCCATGTTGATGGTGACCTCAGGCATTCAGTTTCTCTCCCTCGTTTGTCCTTCTTGTTCGTCATTCCCGGGGCGCGAGCGAAAGCTCGCGAACCCCGGAATCTAGCCGCGACCTCACTCAAGGCCTCATCCTGAGGAGCCCGGCGAAGCCGGGCGTCTCGAAGGATGCGCCGCGAGCGACGCTGAGCTTTGCCCCGGCCTCATGGTTCGAGACGGCGCTGCGCGCCTCCTCACCATGAGGGGCTGAGGCTCAACCCCACACCACCCCGCGGCGCTGCAGCAACTCCTGCACCTTGGCGACCAGTTCGTCTTCCTTGCAGGAGAATTGCGCCTCGGCCTGCTTCTTCAAGTACTCGTCGCGGTCCTTCTCCAGCGACGCCAGTTCGGCGCCCAGGATCAGGTCCTTGATCTGCACGATACCCTGCTGCTTCTCGTCCGAGCCCTGGATGATGGCGCAGGGCGAGTTGCGCTTGTCGGCGTATTTCATCTGCTGGCCGAGCGAATGCTTGGGATTGCCCAAGTACAATTCGGCGCGGATGCCGGCTTTGCGAAGCGTGGCGACCATCTTTTGGTAGCCGGCGATCTCGCCGCCGAACACGGTGACCACGACAGGGCCGGGCTGCGGTTTGTTATCGAGCTGGCCGATCAGCGTCAGCGCCGCCTGCAGCCGCGACACGCCGATCGAGAACCCGGTCGCCGGCACCGGCTCGCCGCGGAAGCGCGACACCAGACCGTCATAGCGCCCGCCGCCGCCGACCGAGCCGAACCGAATTGGGCGGCCCTTTTCGTCCTTGGTCTCGAGCAGCAGTTCGACCTCGTACACCGGGCCCGTGTAGTACTCGAGGCCGCGGACGACGGAAGGATCGATGCGGATGCAATCGCCATAGCCGCCGGCTTCCGCCAGCTCCGCGATGGTGGCGAGTTCGGCGACGCCGTCGCCGCCGGTCTTCGAACCTTCGACCCGCGCCCGCATGTTGGCGACCGTCGCCTGGTTGTCGGCGCCCTGGGTGCTGACGCCGGCATCCTTGTCGCCGATGAAGCTGATGATCGCCTGGATCTGCGTGTCGTTCAGGCCGGCGCCCTTGGTGAAGTCGCCTTTGCCTTCCTCGCCGCCGTCCCAACGACCGGCGCCAAGTAGTAAGATGATATCCTTGATCGGAAACTTGTCGGCCTTATCGATCGCGCGCATCACGGTGAGCCACTGCGCGTCGCTGTCGATGCCTTGCGCTTCGCGGATGCCGTCAAGCACCTTGCGGTTATTCACCTTCACCATGTAGCTGCCGCGCGGGATGCCCAGCGCTTCCATGGTGTCGGCGGCCATCATGCACATTTCGGCGTCGGCCGCGGCGGTGGGGGCGCCGACGGTGTCGGCGTCGAACTGCATGAACTGCCGGAAGCGGCCGGGGCCGGGCTTCTCGTTGCGGAACACCCAGCCGAACCGGTAGCTGCGATACGGCTTCGGCAAGCTATCAAAGTTCTCGGCGACGTAGCGCGCCAGCGGCGCGGTGAGGTCGTAGCGCAGGCTGATCCACTGCTCGTCGTCGTCCTGCAGCGAGAACACGCCCTCGTTGGGGCGGTCCTGATCGGGCAGGAACTTGCCGAGCGCGTCGGTGTATTCGAACGCCGGAGTCTCCACCGGCTCGAAGCCGTAGCGTTCGTACACCTCGCGGATCTTCTCCACCATCGCGCGCGTCGCCGCGATTTCGGCAGGCCCGCGATCGGCGAGGCCGCGCGGCAGCCGGGCGCGCAGTTTCGAGGGTTTTTTCGGTTTCTCAGCCATGATCGCCTTTCAACTCAGGGCCGGGTTGGTACCAGCCGGTGCCCTTTGCAGCAAGGTTGGGTTGTGTGATCCAGCGCAAATCCCTCGCCAGTGGCGTCCATTAACAGATGGATGCCCCACGGAAATTTGCTGGCTCGCGGCGTTCCCGTAGGGGCGTGAAGCTGATACCGTGCCGCGCCTTTCACCCCCGGCCGCGCAGTGCATGAGGAGCGCCATGTTAGACAAGATCAAGCCCACGTCCGCCGTCAACGCGCCGAACGATCTCAACGCGTTCTGGATGCCGTTCACCGCGAACCGGGCCTTCAAGCGCGCGCCGAAAATGGTCGTGGGTGCCGAAGGCATGCACTACATCACCGCCGATGGCCGCAAGATCATCGATGCCGCTTCGGGCATGTGGTGCACCAATGCGGGCCACGGCCGCAAGGAAATCGCCGAAGCCATCAAGGCGCAGGCCGACGAACTCGACTTCTCGCCGCCGTTCCAGTTCGGCCAGCCGAAGGCGTTCGAGCTTGCCACCCGGATCGCCGATCTGGCGCCGGAAGGCCTCGATCACGTGTT from Rhodopseudomonas palustris carries:
- the hisS gene encoding histidine--tRNA ligase, yielding MAEKPKKPSKLRARLPRGLADRGPAEIAATRAMVEKIREVYERYGFEPVETPAFEYTDALGKFLPDQDRPNEGVFSLQDDDEQWISLRYDLTAPLARYVAENFDSLPKPYRSYRFGWVFRNEKPGPGRFRQFMQFDADTVGAPTAAADAEMCMMAADTMEALGIPRGSYMVKVNNRKVLDGIREAQGIDSDAQWLTVMRAIDKADKFPIKDIILLLGAGRWDGGEEGKGDFTKGAGLNDTQIQAIISFIGDKDAGVSTQGADNQATVANMRARVEGSKTGGDGVAELATIAELAEAGGYGDCIRIDPSVVRGLEYYTGPVYEVELLLETKDEKGRPIRFGSVGGGGRYDGLVSRFRGEPVPATGFSIGVSRLQAALTLIGQLDNKPQPGPVVVTVFGGEIAGYQKMVATLRKAGIRAELYLGNPKHSLGQQMKYADKRNSPCAIIQGSDEKQQGIVQIKDLILGAELASLEKDRDEYLKKQAEAQFSCKEDELVAKVQELLQRRGVVWG
- a CDS encoding outer membrane protein, translating into MRKVTLAAAAVIAASVSTAQAADMGYYRSNAPYTVNQPLNAFSWAGPYLGGNLGYSWGNVTNNITKPSGFSGGVQGGYNWQSGNIVFGLEGDIQFSTADDTFAQYKFSNPWFGTGRGRIGYAMNDVLIYATGGLAFGQLKGQNVFASESHSSAGWTVGAGAEFAFAPKLSAKVEYLYMSLSTSNFFITGMPNGYNAGLVRAGINYHF
- a CDS encoding tautomerase family protein, whose product is MPEVTINMAAGRTDEQKAAIMRDITTAIATHAGVDPENIVIQINEAPLTNKMKGGKTFVERKAAQGK
- a CDS encoding thioesterase family protein: MDARDFITVGMSAERLTTVTQDITVQHFVPSMPAVFATPMMILVMEMTSGDAIAPKLPQGWVTVGSEVDIRHLAPAFVGQTVRTTAVVSAVERRVIRFDVASFLGDRKVGDGRHARGLVDVALFTKRFAEG
- a CDS encoding cold-shock protein, whose translation is MAMTGTVKFFNGERGYGFIKPDDGGRDVFVHITAVERAGLKDLTEGQRISFEVEPDKKGKGPKAVNLVISP
- a CDS encoding 23S rRNA (adenine(2030)-N(6))-methyltransferase RlmJ; its protein translation is MNYRHAFHAGNFADVIKHLVLVRILTYLHDKPAAFRVIDTHAGAGLYDLTSEEARRGGEWATGIARVLQARFSDEAYALIAPYLDIVRAFNPQRELTAYPGSPLIARALLRPQDSLVACELEPVARKHLIAALRHDPQGRVVDLDGWTGLTAYVPPKERRGLVLIDPPFERKDEFEQMAAKFAAAHAKWPTGVYLLWYPVKNRRATEALAAAVAETAAAGGEGKCLRLEFSVAPQQSDGPLTSTGLLIVNPPWTLADELRTVLPELERPLGLGGVGRYRLEFPKS
- a CDS encoding response regulator, coding for MAVDLSMSVLVVDDYSTMIRIIRNLLKQLGFENIDDASDGSAALAKMRTKKYGLVISDWNMEPMTGYDLLKEVRADPNLSQTPFIMITAESKTENVIAAKKAGVNNYIVKPFNAATLKTKIEAVFPDHVAA